In Vitis vinifera cultivar Pinot Noir 40024 chromosome 11, ASM3070453v1, a genomic segment contains:
- the LOC100243980 gene encoding equilibrative nucleotide transporter 8 — MEGVKCQEDQNLPRDTYRIAYAIHFLLGAGNLLPWNALITAVDYFGYFYPAKHVEKVFSIAYMSSSVLVLVLMLSWGCWSRKLSFRLRMNMGFFMLVLSLMVAPMLDWSWCRSLSMRKSSGAYALTVASVVICGLADGLVGGSLIGSAGKLPKQYMQAVFAGTASSGVLVSILRIITKASLPQTPQGLRTSAHLYFIVSTMILLCCTLSCNLLYKLPVMRHHQRLIGDDRLSPRPKFWEVARKIRWPAVGVFMIYVVTLSIFPGFLAENLKSKLLRDWYPILLITVYNISDLVGKSLTAIYVLKSIGKATFACVARLLFYPLFAACLHGPKWLKTEAPVVVLTFMLGVTNGYLTSVIMILTPKSVPVLEAETAAIVMTVFLGMGLVGGSVLSWFWII, encoded by the exons ATGGAAGGAGTGAAGTGCCAAGAAGATCAGAATTTGCCTAGAGACACCTACAGGATTGCTTATGCTATTCATTTCTTGCTTGGTGCTGGCAATTTGCTTCCATGGAATGCTTTAATCACAGCTGTTGATTACTTTGGCTATTTTTATCCAGCCAAACATGTGGAGAAGGTTTTCTCCATAGCTTACATGAGTTCTTCGGTGCTAGTTCTCGTTCTGATGTTGAGTTGGGGCTGCTGGAGTAGGAAGCTTAGTTTTAGACTGAGGATGAACATGGGGTTCTTTATGCTTGTTCTCTCCCTAATGGTGGCTCCCATGTTAGACTGGAGTTGGTGCAGGAGTTTATCAATGAGGAAATCAAGTGGAGCCTATGCTTTGACTGTTGCATCGGTTGTGATCTGCGGTTTGGCCGACGGCTTGGTCGGTGGAAGCTTGATAGGATCTGCTGGAAAGCTTCCAAAACAGTATATGCAGGCTGTTTTTGCTGGGACAGCTTCTTCAG GTGTTTTGGTTTCCATCTTGAGGATTATAACAAAGGCATCGCTTCCACAGACTCCGCAGGGCCTCAGAACAAGTGCACACTTATACTTCATAGTAAGCACCATGATCTTGCTATGCTGCACTCTCAGTTGCAACCTGTTATACAAGTTACCAGTCATGCGACATCATCAGAGACTTATTGGAGATGACCGGTTGAGCCCAAGACCAAAGTTCTGGGAAGTGGCAAGAAAAATCCGGTGGCCAGCTGTGGGTGTTTTCATGATATATGTTGTAACTCTGTCCATATTTCCAGGCTTCTTAGCTGAAAATCTGAAATCCAAGCTTCTGCGAGACTGGTATCCTATTTTGCTGATAACGGTATATAATATCTCAGATTTAGTAGGGAAGTCTTTGACTGCAATATATGTTCTGAAGAGTATTGGGAAGGCTACATTCGCATGTGTTGCCAGGCTTTTGTTCTATCCCCTCTTTGCAGCTTGTCTCCATGGACCCAAGTGGCTGAAGACTGAGGCACCAGTGGTAGTTCTGACATTCATGCTTGGAGTCACCAATGGGTATCTCACAAGTGTCATCATGATCCTCACCCCTAAATCAGTGCCAGTTTTGGAAGCAGAAACAGCTGCAATTGTGATGACTGTGTTCTTGGGAATGGGATTGGTTGGTGGTTCAGTTCTTAGTTGGTTTTGGATTATTTGA
- the LOC100266313 gene encoding protein WVD2-like 5 — protein MVDVEMSHQNEVPNSDAEGFFMRKVNGILNGPMENEAPDGSTKIISELGESETLESLAQKAGDGSNLLADGSVSIVSKESRVEGTNNTNLSRKGQGKTDAEKLSNNKSTERNNKYGKHLDAISAVSNGSVALKQPLALATNQRSSDERQIAEGISNIDSSRDAMLAAEPSTTKLSLQSKKSYMVPPPMSMKELQGHKEQTKHLKPVKQGSPAKVEETAHSASLSPEEGDAKPQRTGHLPAYGFSFKCDERAEKRKEFYLKLEEKTHAKEVERTNRQAKSKETQEAEIKMLRKSLNFKATPMPSFYHEPTPKVELKKMPPTKAKSPKLSCQKNPPMAVTEENSSQSTRLGRLSLDEKTTQNGPTKRSSPQQLKKPLRKSLPKLPSQKTTLASGTENTTSLAQHQEHHKVEQEAGQTCEPAKSQAHVDTESAEEKEQEQEQEQEQASFVELKTEPTAC, from the exons ATGGTTGATGTGGAGATGAGCCACCAAAATGAGGTTCCTAACTCTGATGCAGAAGGGTTTTTCATGCGAAAAGTAAATGGGATTCTTAATGGTCCCATGGAAAATGAAGCACCAGATGGGAGTACCAAAATAATTTCTGAGTTGGGAGAGAGTGAAACTCTTGAATCTCTGGCACAGAAAGCCGGAGATGGGTCTAATCTCCTTGCTGATGGAAGTGTTTCAATTGTGTCTAAG GAATCTAGAGTAGAAGGCACAAATAACACAAACCTCTCCAGAAAAGGTCAAGGAAAGACTGACGCTGAGAAGCTTTCAAACAACAAGAGTACTGAAAGAAATAACAAATATGGGAAACATTTAGATGCAATATCTGCTGTTTCAAATGGCTCTGTCGCTTTGAAGCAACCTCTTGCTCTTGCCACCAACCAGAGATCATCTGATGAGAGGCAGATTGCTGAAGGCATCTCAAATATTGATTCAAGCAGGGATGCAATGTTGGCAGCTGAGCCTAGTACCACCAAACTGTCCCTG CAATCTAAAAAGTCTTACATGGTACCCCCTCCCATGAGCATGAAGGAATTGCAAGGCCATAA GGAACAGACAAAGCATTTGAAACCTGTGAAACAGGGATCACCTGCTAAAGTTGAAGAAACAGCACATTCTGCTTCTTT AAGCCCTGAGGAAGGAGATGCTAAACCTCAACGAACAGGCCATCTTCCTGCATATGGCTTCAGTTTCAAGTGTGATGAGAGAGCTGAGAAACGAAAAGAA TTCTATTTGAAGCTTGAGGAAAAGACTCATGCGAAGGAAGTGGAAAGAACTAATAGGCAAGCCAAATCCAAG GAGACTCAAGAAGCAGAGATTAAGATGCTACGGAAGAGCTTAAATTTTAAAGCAACCCCTATGCCAAGCTTCTACCATGAACCTACACCCAAGGTGGAGTTGAAGAAG ATGCCACCAACAAAAGCTAAATCTCCCAAGCTCAGCTGCCAGAAGAACCCACCAATGGCAGTCACGGAAGAGAACAGCAGCCAAAGCACTCGTTTGGGCCGTCTAAGTCTAGATGAGAAAACCACCCAAAATGGTCCCACCAAAAGATCATCCCCTCAGCAATTGAAGAAGCCACTCCGAAAATCTCTACCAAAACTTCCCTCACAGAAAACCACCTTAGCTAGTGGAACAGAGAATACCACATCTCTTGCCCAACATCAGGAACATCATAAGGTGGAGCAGGAGGCTGGACAGACTTGTGAGCCAGCCAAAAGCCAAGCTCATGTAGATACAGAGTCTGCAGAAGAAAAGGAGCAAGAGCAAGAGCAAGAGCAAGAGCAAGCTTCCTTTGTGGAACTAAAGACCGAGCCAACTGCTTGCTGA